One region of Deinococcus planocerae genomic DNA includes:
- a CDS encoding MFS transporter → MPRRPLLALLAFLAFISLGLPDGLLGVSWPSIRGDFGVPLDALGLLAAVQMAGYLTSSFLSGRILRALPIGTVLALSTLAAALALLGFALTPLWPLLLALGFLAGLGGGAVDAGLNAYGAAHFSARTLNWLHAFFGLGTTLGPLIVTAVLNSGNVWRWSYVIVGGAQVLLALVFALTRRRWVDAAPSGGEGAAPVPAARTRDTLRRPIVWLGMLTFFFYSGLEMATAQWSYSLLTLGRGVPEGAAGLFVSLYWGSLMVGRILFGVIAHRVALVGTLRLCLVASALGALLFWLEPTRPLAVAGLMMVGFFLAPIFASLISLTPGRVGRAHANSAIGFQIASAGLGGAVLTALVGVIARAGGLELIGLCIVIAAVLLLMLYEVLVRVGDRATATPTEAVS, encoded by the coding sequence ATGCCTAGGCGCCCCCTGCTCGCCCTGCTGGCGTTTCTCGCCTTTATCAGCCTGGGGCTGCCCGACGGCCTTCTGGGCGTGTCGTGGCCGTCTATTCGTGGCGACTTCGGGGTGCCGCTCGACGCGCTCGGCCTGCTGGCCGCCGTTCAGATGGCGGGGTACCTGACCTCCAGCTTCCTCAGTGGGCGGATTTTGCGGGCGCTTCCCATCGGCACGGTGCTCGCGCTTTCCACGCTGGCGGCGGCACTCGCCCTGCTGGGTTTTGCCCTCACGCCCCTGTGGCCGCTGCTGCTGGCGCTGGGCTTCCTGGCCGGGCTGGGCGGGGGGGCCGTCGACGCGGGGCTGAACGCCTACGGCGCGGCGCACTTCAGCGCCCGCACCCTCAACTGGCTGCACGCCTTTTTCGGGCTGGGGACCACCCTCGGGCCATTGATCGTCACGGCGGTGCTGAACTCCGGGAACGTCTGGCGCTGGAGTTACGTCATCGTCGGGGGCGCCCAGGTGCTGCTGGCCCTCGTCTTCGCCCTGACCCGCCGGAGATGGGTGGACGCCGCGCCGTCCGGCGGCGAGGGCGCCGCGCCTGTCCCGGCGGCCCGCACCCGCGACACGCTGCGGCGCCCCATCGTCTGGCTGGGGATGCTGACCTTTTTCTTCTACTCCGGGCTGGAGATGGCGACCGCGCAGTGGAGCTACTCGCTGCTGACGCTGGGGCGCGGGGTGCCGGAGGGGGCGGCGGGGCTGTTCGTGAGCCTGTACTGGGGCAGCCTGATGGTCGGGCGGATTCTGTTCGGAGTGATCGCCCACCGGGTTGCGCTGGTGGGGACGCTGCGGCTCTGCCTCGTTGCCAGCGCCCTCGGGGCCCTGCTGTTCTGGCTGGAGCCGACCCGCCCGCTCGCCGTCGCCGGGCTGATGATGGTCGGCTTTTTCCTCGCCCCCATCTTCGCCTCGCTGATCAGCCTGACCCCGGGGCGCGTCGGCAGGGCGCACGCGAACAGCGCCATCGGCTTCCAGATCGCCTCGGCGGGGCTGGGAGGAGCGGTCCTCACCGCGCTGGTCGGGGTGATCGCCCGCGCGGGCGGACTGGAACTGATCGGCCTGTGCATCGTGATCGCCGCCGTACTGCTGCTGATGCTCTACGAGGTCCTCGTCCGGGTCGGAGACCGGGCCACGGCCACGCCCACAGAAGCCGTCTCGTGA
- a CDS encoding YbjN domain-containing protein: MTMETALLTLDTLAKYLRDKEVQLDLEENNGQRFIRMGWRFEMGDAAVLVSVNDGPNNTSRLEITCVTQKAYPERRLDVAMMLNDRNRERAFSRSIDGEGNVWLEYVGFYPTLAEMPQETFDTLFGGVLMHFQDDYAALEGFVPGPQLQQPQA, encoded by the coding sequence ATGACGATGGAAACGGCGCTGCTGACGCTGGACACGCTGGCGAAGTACCTGCGCGACAAGGAAGTTCAGCTCGATCTCGAGGAGAACAACGGTCAACGCTTCATCCGGATGGGCTGGCGCTTCGAGATGGGCGACGCGGCGGTGCTCGTCTCCGTGAACGACGGCCCCAACAACACCAGCCGCCTGGAGATCACCTGCGTGACCCAGAAGGCCTACCCCGAGCGCCGCCTCGACGTGGCGATGATGCTCAACGACCGCAACCGCGAGCGGGCCTTTTCGCGCTCCATCGACGGTGAGGGCAACGTCTGGCTCGAATACGTGGGCTTTTACCCCACCCTCGCCGAGATGCCCCAGGAGACCTTCGATACCCTCTTCGGCGGCGTGCTGATGCACTTCCAGGACGACTACGCGGCGCTCGAAGGCTTCGTGCCCGGCCCGCAGCTCCAGCAGCCTCAGGCGTAA
- a CDS encoding M24 family metallopeptidase — translation MSQLEGLRAALARAGVDALWVSGPANVRALTGFSSSSDGKVLVTAQGALLYTDARYTVQAREESRVPQHIARPPETYEHAASAVKELRVGFEAEHLTVAGLEDLRAHWDATLVPTRGLVEALRLVKTPEEVQAIREAQDLADRVFGEVRPMIRAGVRELDVALALELGLRRAGASVGFDVIVASGPRGAMPHGVASERVIEDGDLVTVDFGARLRGYHSDMTRTVAVGTPTEEMRRVYGAVLEAEEAAVAAVRPGVRAADLDALARGVLERHGLGEAFAHSLGHGVGLNIHEGPGLRKGSEDVLEAGMVVTIEPGAYLPGVGGVRIEDLVLVTQGGYEVLSRAPKERV, via the coding sequence ATGAGCCAACTGGAGGGGTTGAGGGCGGCGCTCGCGCGCGCGGGTGTGGACGCCCTGTGGGTGAGCGGTCCGGCGAACGTGCGCGCTTTGACAGGGTTTTCGAGTTCCTCGGACGGCAAGGTGCTCGTGACGGCGCAGGGGGCGCTCCTGTACACCGACGCGCGCTACACCGTGCAGGCGCGGGAGGAGTCACGGGTGCCGCAGCACATCGCCCGCCCGCCGGAGACGTACGAACACGCCGCCTCCGCCGTGAAGGAGTTGCGGGTGGGCTTCGAGGCCGAGCACCTGACGGTGGCCGGGCTGGAGGACCTGCGGGCGCACTGGGACGCGACGCTGGTGCCGACCCGCGGACTGGTGGAGGCGCTGCGGCTGGTCAAGACGCCGGAGGAGGTGCAGGCGATCCGCGAGGCGCAGGATCTCGCCGACCGGGTGTTCGGGGAGGTGCGGCCCATGATCCGGGCGGGGGTGCGCGAACTCGACGTGGCGCTGGCACTCGAACTGGGCCTGCGGCGGGCGGGGGCCTCGGTCGGCTTCGACGTGATCGTGGCGAGCGGGCCGCGCGGGGCGATGCCGCACGGGGTGGCGTCGGAAAGGGTGATCGAGGACGGCGACCTCGTGACGGTGGACTTCGGGGCGCGGCTGCGGGGCTACCACTCGGACATGACGCGGACGGTGGCGGTGGGCACGCCGACCGAGGAGATGCGCCGCGTGTACGGCGCCGTGCTGGAGGCGGAGGAGGCCGCCGTCGCCGCCGTGCGGCCCGGGGTGCGGGCGGCGGACCTCGACGCGCTGGCCCGCGGCGTTCTGGAGCGGCACGGGCTGGGCGAGGCGTTCGCGCACTCGCTGGGGCACGGGGTGGGGCTGAACATCCACGAGGGGCCGGGCCTCCGGAAGGGCAGCGAGGATGTGCTGGAGGCGGGGATGGTGGTGACCATTGAGCCTGGCGCGTACCTGCCGGGGGTGGGCGGGGTGAGGATCGAGGACCTCGTGCTCGTGACCCAAGGCGGCTACGAGGTGCTGAGCCGCGCCCCCAAGGAGCGGGTGTAA
- the sucC gene encoding ADP-forming succinate--CoA ligase subunit beta — protein MKLHEYQGKELLRRFGVNVQEGKVAYTPDEVRDIAREFGQPVVVKAQVHVGGRGKAGGVKFSPNLDKAFENGQNILGMDIKGLTVKKVLVTKAVDIDAGTEYYVGMIVDRNVQSYTLMASAEGGMEIEEVAAATPEKIIKHRVDPVTGLRPFEAREVAIQAGFGGNLNKIADMMVKMSEAALKMDAVLVEINPLFVDEGGTPLALDTKFEIDDNAMYRHKDLADWRELEAEHPLEIEASKYGFAYVKLDGNVGVLGNGAGIVMTSLDVVNRAGAKPANFLDIGGGAKADIVYNAVKLVSKDRDVQAIFINIFGGITRADEVAKGVIQALNEGILTKPVRMRIAGTAEEEAKALLAEVNSPLIQMYPDMFQAAEAAAQEANK, from the coding sequence GTGAAGCTTCACGAGTATCAGGGCAAGGAACTCTTGCGCCGCTTCGGCGTCAACGTGCAGGAGGGCAAGGTCGCCTACACGCCCGACGAGGTGCGCGACATCGCCCGCGAGTTCGGGCAGCCCGTCGTCGTCAAGGCGCAGGTCCACGTCGGCGGACGCGGCAAGGCGGGCGGCGTCAAGTTCAGCCCCAACCTCGACAAGGCCTTCGAAAACGGCCAGAACATCCTCGGCATGGACATCAAGGGCCTGACGGTGAAAAAGGTCCTCGTCACCAAGGCCGTCGATATCGACGCGGGCACCGAGTACTACGTCGGCATGATCGTGGACCGCAATGTCCAGAGCTACACCCTGATGGCCTCCGCGGAGGGCGGCATGGAGATCGAGGAGGTCGCCGCCGCCACCCCCGAGAAGATCATCAAGCACCGCGTGGACCCGGTGACCGGCCTGCGCCCCTTCGAGGCGCGCGAGGTGGCGATCCAGGCAGGCTTTGGGGGCAACCTGAACAAGATCGCCGACATGATGGTCAAGATGTCGGAGGCGGCCCTGAAGATGGACGCCGTGCTCGTGGAGATCAACCCCCTCTTCGTGGACGAAGGCGGCACGCCGCTGGCGCTCGACACCAAGTTCGAGATCGACGACAACGCCATGTACCGCCACAAGGACCTCGCCGACTGGCGCGAACTGGAGGCCGAGCACCCGCTGGAGATCGAGGCCAGCAAGTACGGCTTCGCCTACGTCAAGCTCGACGGCAACGTGGGCGTGCTGGGCAACGGCGCCGGGATCGTGATGACCTCCCTCGACGTGGTGAACCGCGCCGGGGCCAAGCCCGCCAACTTCCTCGACATTGGCGGCGGCGCGAAGGCCGACATCGTGTACAACGCGGTCAAGCTCGTCTCCAAGGACCGCGACGTGCAGGCCATCTTCATCAACATCTTCGGCGGCATCACCCGCGCCGACGAGGTGGCGAAGGGCGTGATCCAGGCGCTCAACGAGGGCATCCTGACCAAGCCCGTCCGCATGAGGATCGCGGGCACGGCGGAGGAGGAGGCCAAGGCGCTGCTCGCGGAAGTGAACAGCCCCCTGATCCAGATGTACCCCGACATGTTCCAGGCTGCCGAGGCCGCCGCACAGGAGGCGAACAAGTAA
- the sucD gene encoding succinate--CoA ligase subunit alpha: MGILVNKDSRVIVQGITGREGANHARAMREFGTQVVAGVTPGKGGQEFEGWPVYNSVAEAKENHDANVSIIFVPPAGAADAVLEAAHAGIPLIVLITEGVPTVDMMRAVQEVKALDAISREQGGEGIRLIGGNCPGLVTSGECKVGIMPNKIYGQKGRVGLISRSGTLTYEAAKLLGDAGLGTSTTVGIGGDPVIGTTFADVLPMFEADSETDAVVVIGEIGGADEEAAAEYIAGNMKKPVVAFISGRSAPKGKRMGHAGAIIMGDVGTPESKLAAFAAANVPVADTMPEIVDLVKKALNVTA; the protein is encoded by the coding sequence ATGGGCATCCTCGTCAACAAGGACAGCCGGGTCATCGTCCAGGGCATCACGGGCCGCGAGGGCGCCAACCACGCCCGCGCGATGCGCGAGTTCGGCACGCAGGTCGTCGCGGGCGTGACCCCCGGCAAGGGCGGTCAGGAGTTCGAGGGCTGGCCCGTCTACAATTCCGTCGCCGAGGCGAAGGAAAACCACGACGCCAACGTCTCCATCATCTTCGTGCCCCCCGCCGGGGCCGCCGACGCCGTGCTCGAAGCCGCCCACGCGGGCATCCCATTGATCGTCCTGATCACCGAGGGCGTGCCCACCGTCGACATGATGCGCGCCGTGCAGGAGGTCAAGGCCCTCGACGCGATCAGCCGCGAGCAGGGTGGTGAAGGCATCCGCCTGATCGGCGGCAACTGCCCCGGCCTGGTGACCAGCGGCGAGTGCAAGGTGGGCATCATGCCCAACAAAATTTACGGGCAGAAGGGCCGCGTGGGCCTGATCTCCCGCTCGGGCACCCTGACCTACGAGGCCGCCAAGCTCCTCGGCGACGCGGGCCTGGGCACCAGCACCACGGTCGGCATCGGCGGCGACCCGGTGATCGGCACGACCTTCGCGGACGTGCTCCCGATGTTCGAGGCCGACTCCGAAACGGACGCCGTGGTCGTGATCGGCGAGATCGGTGGCGCGGATGAAGAGGCCGCCGCCGAGTACATCGCTGGGAACATGAAGAAGCCCGTCGTCGCCTTCATCTCGGGCCGCTCGGCCCCCAAGGGCAAGCGCATGGGCCACGCGGGCGCGATCATCATGGGCGACGTGGGCACCCCCGAGAGCAAGCTCGCCGCCTTCGCCGCGGCGAACGTGCCCGTCGCCGACACCATGCCCGAGATCGTGGACCTCGTGAAAAAGGCGCTGAACGTCACCGCCTGA
- a CDS encoding DUF2171 domain-containing protein, producing MNQNRDNPQDDRRALARRMEPHLRRSIQHGMGVRGSDGADIGTVERVEGAYVKVRAGGGTHWIPEDQIMRVDGHVHLEVGVDEVAGVWVNVDPNAGEPNDLHEGHERSEVKGEGRYLRNEERNGRQ from the coding sequence ATGAACCAGAACCGCGACAACCCGCAGGACGACCGCCGCGCCCTCGCCCGCCGCATGGAGCCGCACCTGCGCCGCTCGATCCAGCACGGCATGGGCGTGCGCGGCTCGGACGGCGCCGACATAGGCACGGTCGAGCGGGTCGAGGGTGCCTACGTGAAGGTCAGGGCGGGCGGTGGTACGCACTGGATTCCCGAGGATCAGATCATGCGCGTGGACGGGCACGTCCACCTGGAAGTCGGCGTGGATGAGGTCGCGGGTGTGTGGGTGAATGTGGACCCCAACGCCGGGGAACCCAACGACCTGCACGAGGGGCACGAGCGGAGTGAGGTCAAGGGCGAGGGGCGGTACTTGAGGAATGAGGAGAGGAACGGGCGGCAGTAG